The genomic window CTACGGGGCCGCCCGTGAGGCGCTGCCGCAGCGGATCGCGCACGCCGTGCTGGTGCAGATGGAACGGTCCGGCGAGGCGCCCGACGACCGGGTGCAGGACGCGGTGGCCCGCAACACCGCCGTGAAGGCGGCCGTCAAGGCGATCTGGCCGCCCGTCGAGCCCGCCAAGCTCGTCCTGCGCCTCCTCTCCGACGCGGACTTCCTCGCCGTACACGCGGACGGGATCCTGACCGAGGACGAGCAGAAGACGATCCTCTGGGCGAAGCCCGTGCGGAGCGTGAAATCGGCCAAGTGGTCCGCCGCCGATGCCGTACTCATCGACGAGACCACCGACCTCGTGCAGCGCACGCACTCACTCGGGCATGTCGTCCTCGACGAGGCGCAGGACCTCTCCCCCATGCAGTACCGGGCGGTCGGGCGGCGCTGCACCACCGGTTCCGCGACCGTCCTCGGCGACCTCGCACAGGGCACCACCCCCTGGGCGACGCGGAGTTGGCGGGAGGCGCTGACCCATCTGGGGAAGGCCGAGGCCCATGTGGAGGAGCTGACCGCCGGTTTCCGCGTGCCGACCGACGTCATCACGTACGCCTCCCGTCTCCTCCCCCACATCGCGCCCGGCCTGACCCCGGTCGCGTCGGTCCGTGAGAACCCGGGCTTCTTCGACGTACGGCCGAGCTCGGGAGACTCCCAAGTGGTCGCCGCCTGCGAGGAGTTGCTGCGCAACGAGGGTTCGACCGGGCTCATCGCCGCCGACGCCCGGGTGCCCGCCCTCGCCGAGGCCCTCACGGCGGCCGGGATCGGCCATCTCGCGCCGGGCGAGGAGACGACGTACGAGACGCGCCTCACCCTCGTACCGGCGTCGCTCGCGAAGGGACTTGAGTACGACTACGTGGTGCTGGACGAGCCGCAGGCGGTCGTCGACGGCGAGCCGGACGAGCGGACCGGTCTGCGCCGCCTGTATGTCGCGCTCACCCGTGCCGTGTCGGGCCTGATCGTGACCCACGCGGCACCGCTGCCGGCGCAACTCGTCTAGGGCCCGCCCGGGGTGTCCGGGTCGGCGAAGTGGAACGGGACCGAGAGGTGGGCGGCCAGGGCTCTGCCGCAGCGGTCGGCGGCTGCGGCCGACGGGTGGCCCCCGGCCGGGTCCCGCTCCTCGCCGAGGTAACGCTCGGCCGTCCCCCAGTAGATGGTGGCCAGCGGATGCTCGCCCTCGGGGTCGGCGGTGACCGCCCGCAGGTTGACGAACCAGTCGTGGACCGTGTCGCCGTCCCACACCGCCTCGATCGCGACGACCCGGCCGGGGCAGCCGGCGGCGAGGGCGGCCAGCGACTCCGGGTCGAGAGGGCTGTCGGGGGTGCGGGCGACGCGGTCGCCATGGTGGAGGTAGCGGTCGTGGACGACGTGTTGGGCATCGGTCAGCCCCAGGCCCAGAGCGCGGCCGACCGTGAAAACCACGCGGATCGCCTGGAAACGGGCGTCCTGGAGGACGTATCCGTCGACCTGTTCACGGATGCCGGCGGGCAGCAACTCCCACCACTCGGATGTGTCCACGCCACAGAAGGTACGCGAAAGGCCCCCGGCGACCGAAGTCACCGGGGGCCGAACACCCATGAACGCGGGGCCTACTTGAACTTTTTGCTGGTCGCCAAGTAGACCTCCTTGGCGTTCTTCCCGAGGCGCGGCCCGGTGATGAACGTGGAGCGGTCGCTCAGGGAGTTGTTGGAGACCAGGTAGGTCTTGCCCTTGTGGGTCATGAACCAGGGGCCGCCGGAGGCGCCGCCGTTCATGGTGCAGCCGACCATGTAC from Streptomyces sp. DSM 40750 includes these protein-coding regions:
- a CDS encoding HelD family protein, whose amino-acid sequence is MREDVVALDIRDVTANWVNAEVLARQIEERIKALADLSHTPLFFGRLDYLHAPGADQAEGAEGEHFYIGRRHVHDADGDPMVIDWRAPVSQPFYRASKTDPMDVGLRRRFGYTGGDLTAYEDEHLSDPAEVAATSKLLQQEIERPRVGPMRDIVATIQPEQDEIVRSDLSGSLCVQGGPGTGKTAVGLHRIAYLLYAHRERLSRTGTLVIGPNRSFLHYIEQVLPALGELEVKQATVDDLVAHVEVRGTDEAAAAVVKGDARMAEVLRRAVRSHVTLPTDPVVVVRGSRRWRVPAYELEDIVRELLEREIRYGAAREALPQRIAHAVLVQMERSGEAPDDRVQDAVARNTAVKAAVKAIWPPVEPAKLVLRLLSDADFLAVHADGILTEDEQKTILWAKPVRSVKSAKWSAADAVLIDETTDLVQRTHSLGHVVLDEAQDLSPMQYRAVGRRCTTGSATVLGDLAQGTTPWATRSWREALTHLGKAEAHVEELTAGFRVPTDVITYASRLLPHIAPGLTPVASVRENPGFFDVRPSSGDSQVVAACEELLRNEGSTGLIAADARVPALAEALTAAGIGHLAPGEETTYETRLTLVPASLAKGLEYDYVVLDEPQAVVDGEPDERTGLRRLYVALTRAVSGLIVTHAAPLPAQLV